One stretch of Euphorbia lathyris chromosome 7, ddEupLath1.1, whole genome shotgun sequence DNA includes these proteins:
- the LOC136200683 gene encoding dof zinc finger protein DOF1.2, translating into MNMNMLSNQIMDRKWKPHIHVAPNCPRCSSSNTKFCYYNNYSLSQPRYFCKACRRYWTKGGSLRNVPVGGGCRKSRRAKSTRIDHRSISNSTAGDSMFQQTAGDTNASDIDLAVVFANFLNQEPPFQPESSEEFVSATNSVTSDSDTAPMEFQPPLTTDSLEELIPYDENQEMNEFGLQCLLGDELVQDALWSEATTSSNWQPQDFDSLMAADDQLKIPSNLMIDNVWSSLISLDFD; encoded by the coding sequence ATGAATATGAATATGTTAAGCAACCAAATTATGGACAGGAAATGGAAACCCCATATCCATGTTGCTCCCAATTGTCCTCGTTGTTCTTCTTCTAACACTAAATTCTGTTATTACAATAACTACAGTTTGTCCCAGCCTAGGTACTTTTGTAAAGCCTGTCGAAGGTATTGGACTAAAGGTGGTTCCTTGAGGAATGTTCCTGTCGGCGGCGGTTGTCGTAAAAGTCGTAGAGCCAAGTCTACTAGAATCGATCACCGTTCTATTTCCAATTCTACCGCCGGAGATTCCATGTTTCAACAAACTGCTGGAGATACTAATGCTTCTGATATTGATCTCGCTGTTGTTTTCGCTAATTTCTTGAATCAAGAACCCCCTTTTCAGCCTGAGAGCAGTGAAGAATTTGTAAGTGCAACCAATTCTGTAACTTCTGATAGTGATACGGCGCCCATGGAATTTCAACCGCCGTTGACTACCGATTCACTGGAGGAATTAATTCCTTATGATGAAAATCAAGAAATGAACGAATTTGGATTGCAATGTTTGTTGGGAGATGAATTGGTACAAGATGCTTTGTGGTCTGAAGCTACAACCTCGTCAAATTGGCAACCTCAAGATTTTGATTCGTTAATGGCAGCCGATGATCAACTCAAGATTCCGAGCAATCTTATGATCGATAATGTGTGGAGTTCTTTGATCTCTCTGGATTTTGATTAA